The proteins below are encoded in one region of Vespula pensylvanica isolate Volc-1 chromosome 4, ASM1446617v1, whole genome shotgun sequence:
- the LOC122628649 gene encoding zinc finger homeobox protein 3 isoform X3, whose amino-acid sequence MPSSEPHPPQYHLQHHNIPPSHLQQHASTAIGQHQLYQQLVAAHHHQQQQQQQQQQQQQQNQRQQQHGGPFQNSPYAQQKQEMSPEEEGGRGGGSPPAAGAALHQPHHPRTASPPSGTEPCTRDAIPTPTPIADTTTTTTTTTITMQSQAQQQQQQAPSPSPSPTGGDVEKFDGKIVYNPDGSAYIIEGESELSEDDSLPDGCIVDGRGVSVPHSLVFPQIASAYYVSRLYAHQAYQQQQQQQQQQRSAQQQHNPDLPVMHSYRVISYRSAEGSKQPPPPPAAPPPPAASVPVKPILMCFICKLSFGYAKSFVAHAQGEHQINLMEDERQILSHSTASAIIQAVGRGKQPLVSFLEPVTSSTCAQSSPAQTQNQQQQQQRSESTEHEAPTTTSTPSSTPGIPSSPQQQQTIQRPSSSTPSTPTSHSNHPIYNHQTHQQQQQWTGGQVSAASWAKAPDAAALHYTSPPPPTTSTKGSPSSYAALTQQPPNFLTGTTIGVCPEHMQGRPSGVECPKCELILASSRLAGPGGPLAGIHSRNSCKTLKCPKCNWHYKYQETLEIHMKEKHPESETSCIYCIAGQPHPRLARGETYTCGYKPYRCEVCNYSTTTKGNLSIHMQSDKHLNNMQELQQGGGGASGTNNPSSSQDTPMPTRSPHHQQNHSPHLSGQAGSQGKPKPTFRCDVCNYETNVARNLRIHMTSEKHTHNMLVLQQNVKHMQTLSALQSHHQQAQHHHQQAQQQHQQQLEQLLHLGGLDKPQHAEAALADMAYNQALLIQMMTGGQLPPQLPPELMGGMAGMGAMGGLAGDVGLSPDSMEPPPEPADPDPSHLYHCCVCNNFATDSLEALGHHLAADRTRTREGEILALVAGHFVCKLCSYKTNLKANFQLHCKTDKHLQRLQHVNHVKEGGPRNEWKLKYLASPTSAAQLRCHACDYYTNSAHKLALHAASPRHEAAALLLRHLLEASANIPSPGKLYHCALCGFSARHRLPLLQHVRSLRHLQMEQLHQLHRRSGIQGNETPHTDIGDVFQVVSDPDVPPTQQPSPTTPTTPNAPSTNNERRDEGSDCGSEVKQEPENDQEVEAEAENEQEEINCPYCTYQPTSREELKQHLQVAHVQDSEDKAEVVKEEPPPELLCPLCQDGFRERAALEKHVMQIHSVNADGLQRLLLLVDQSHWLNNNPRSSSTPAVTTPTSPSTTSKLHQEEDTNERSGGNEEVEEIARCTVCGRVCRSLEELQQHHREAHPASTPTLAVSEKHVYKYRCGQCSLAFKTLEKLQQHSQYHAIRDATKCALCARSFRSVQALQRHLESAHADLHEDELAQYKQSLLHAHPLLQALTEEAIRRQGGLIGEQNTEDDGGRGDEEESDASDSSPLHKEQRLLEDYLNSQPVAEDSYHDPGRKFKCHRCKVAFTRQSYLTGHNKTLLHRKGEKMSYPMEKYLDPNRPYKCDVCKESFTQKNILLVHYNSVSHLHKLKRAMQEQGNNNTLISVVPPASPTESPDSQQDQDKKPYKCNICKVAYSQGSTLDIHMRSVLHQTRASKLPDLAASGQLDLARPLIEQPPPSSPNSPPCNTNTSNAGTMLSCPRCSALFVNQEQLSTHQQLYCIFSNPLALFQQLAASQQLASTGPAKTPPPTSTTPGPHQHLQQVTQHSSQTAQELLAQPRHKTSQMYKHLLESFGFDLVMQFNENHQRRQRKEEEAAAALQAQQEQQKQEQQKQALAAQAAQEREEEIEEHTDEDVIPELTRSTCQHCNKEFSSVWVLKAHCEEVHRDLVPREFLEKYAQQFKCEYEKKSVVVTAATSSSTTTAPRSSTPAASQPQDISSEKEQREKEKEDNLEIKERITRTPEATSTTPATTPVLSNTPVSSTDSITPTVLPTNPQHQHTIPQQQQQQQQQQQQQQQQQQQQQQQQQHAQLTLAQQVSEMQAALNAMAASQLQQQLQQYPGLMMGMMGLPLGLNVPALAAMNLQPPLVPMMLPPPPYDGAAAAYPPINAQADLLAKQHLALQQQQAAAANAAASQKRARTRITDEQLKILRAHFDINNSPGEEQILDMAAQSGLPPKVIKHWFRNTLFKERQRNKDSPYNFNNPPSTTLNLEEYEKTGEAKVTPLNSSVSGGSSSDDKSPNKQTTPPPSMATVCNSQTTEIKQETLDQPQCHQQSQQSQQSHQEEQHHSPGSSGGQQSRPHSPALSMSSVFSGIHHDVSSHTPSTTTAPSTPMLPPKLTPQNFASPTPGGGGVVPSAIAAMALTPQRSLSPGRGPTDYSFGGNSNGSNSSGGSSGKRANRTRFTDYQIKVLQEFFENNAYPKDDDLEYLSKLLGLSPRVIVVWFQNARQKARKVYENQPAAEPVTPGGREGDDGSGRFQRTPGLNYQCKKCLLVFQRYYELIRHQKTHCFKEEDAKRSAQAQAAAAQVAAVLSSEDSNSSSTTTTTNAVTNNPPTTPALTEQLQQPLNATASPHHQQQTLSQQHQQSQQQSQQQQQQQQQQQQQQQAQTESKEGSFQCDKCNLMFGRFELWREHQLVHIMNPSLFPPAYPPDSPFGILQQQALNATSGAATDAPHPLIAMMQDRKRKYEDFDDTSGTDARSNSEHSEQPKDKRLRTTILPEQLDYLYQKYQIESNPSRKMLETIAREVGLKKRVVQVWFQNTRARERKGQFRAHSQVINKRCPFCPALFKVKSALESHLSSKHADQVARGEVNIDNIPDEELSMESAPSNPSTPNMMPPLFPPFNTDMEASLKKYYEESMKRYISELQAHASNGKQESSNHQSGVNIGESPLDLSKPVDLSRPVKLSLGGLSNLLEEQHSGHFRGGSDCGPLTDLSERSICGDDDSMSETTEFLDDESGPASPASSTQSSRQGPATGVNAGTTVGPAASGNTSVPAGATGQSAGKRYRTQMSATQVKVMKSLFSDYKTPTMAECEMLGREIGLPKRVVQVWFQNARAKEKKARLAAGLPAEGSAVQPHRGPTGPDECRLCSVRYSPKSPLQEHVFSRRHIDSVRVAVEEGSLVPPTPGAPITAQPVCASATIPNSPLIVTNQQQPAQQQQQQQQQQQQQQQQQQQQQQQSAQQQQSDENMMYGSLFLHPTAMFQPQQQQHPAAAAASTATTTAAVQVDHAGQALSQPQSRPGHQQRLRA is encoded by the exons ATGCCCTCCAGTGAGCCCCATCCCCCCCAGTACCACCTTCAACATCACAACATTCCTCCCTCTCATCTTCAACAACACGCGTCAACCGCGATCGGGCAACATCAGCTCTATCAGCAGCTGGTGGCGGCCCATCAtcatcagcagcagcagcagcagcagcagcaacaacaacaacaacagaatCAGCGACAGCAGCAACACGGCGGGCCTTTCCAAAATTCCCCGTACGCGCAGCAAAAGCAGGAGATGAGCCCGGAGGAGGAGGGGGGTCGAGGGGGCGGGTCCCCCCCGGCTGCTGGGGCTGCCCTTCACCAGCCCCACCACCCCCGCACGGCTAGTCCACCCTCGGGCACAGAACCCTGCACTCGCGACGCGATACCGACACCTACCCCCATCGCGGACACGACCACCACGACCACGACAACTACCATAACGATGCAGTCGCAAGctcagcaacagcaacaacaagcTCCGAGTCCTAGTCCAAGTCCGACAGGTGGTGACGTCGAGAAGTTCGACGGGAAGATAGTTTACAATCCGGACGGTTCGGCTTACATCATAGAGGGCGAAAGCGAGCTCAGCGAGGACGATTCTTTGCCGGACGGCTGCATCGTCGACGGTCGTGGCGTCTCCGTTCCTCATTCTTTGGTATTTCCTCAAATTGCTAGCGCTTACTACGTATCGCGGCTCTACGCCCACCAAGCTtatcaacagcaacagcaacaacaacagcaacagagATCGGCGCAGCAGCAACATAATCCGGATTTGCCTGTTATGCATAGTTATCGAGTAATTAGTTATAGGAGTGCGGAAGGTAGCAAGcaacctcctcctccaccgGCAGCACCCCCACCCCCGGCTGCTTCCGTGCCCGTAAAGCCCATCCTAATGTGTTTCATTTGCAAGCTAAGCTTCGGCTACGCTAAAAGTTTCGTCGCTCATGCCCAGGGCGAAcatcaaataaatttgatgGAAGACGAGAGGCAGATACTTTCGCACTCGACTGCGTCCGCCATTATACAGGCGGTTGGTAGGGGGAAACAGCCGCTGGTTAGCTTTCTCGAACCAGTTACGAGCTCGACCTGCGCCCAATCATCGCCGGCGCAAACGCAAAatcaacagcagcaacagcaacgcAGCGAATCGACGGAACACGAGGCGCCTACGACGACGAGTACGCCTTCTAGTACCCCCGGCATACCTAGCAGCCCTCAGCAACAACAAACGATACAGAGGCCGTCCTCGAGCACTCCCAGCACTCCTACGTCACATTCGAACCATCCGATCTACAATCATCAAACGcatcaacagcaacaacaatgGACCGGTGGTCAGGTCAGTGCCGCGTCTTGGGCAAAAGCACCCGATGCCGCGGCATTGCACTACACGTCACCTCCACCACCGACCACCTCCACAAAGGGCTCACCTTCCTCGTATGCGGCTTTGACGCAGCAGCCACCGAACTTTCTCACCGGCACAACGATAGGCGTTTGTCCGGAACACATGCAAGGTAGGCCGAGCGGCGTCGAGTGTCCCAAGTGCGAATTGATATTGGCCAGTAGTCGACTGGCAGGTCCGGGTGGACCACTCGCCGGTATTCACAGTCGGAATTCCTGTAAGACTTTGAAATGTCCCAAGTGTAACTGGCACTACAAGTACCAAGAAACTCTTGAGATTCATATGAAGGAGAAACATCCAGAAAGCGAAACTTCATGTATCTATTGCATCGCTGGTCAGCCTCACCCTAGGCTAGCGCGTGGCGAGACGTATACTTGCGGATACAAGCCGTACAGATGCGAAGTGTGTAAttactcgacgacgacgaagggcAATTTGAGTATACACATGCAGAGCGATAAGCATCTAAACAATATGCAAGAACTCCAACAGGGCGGCGGCGGTGCTTCGGGTACAAACAATCCGTCTTCTTCTCAGGACACACCGATGCCAACGCGCAGCCCTCATCATCAACAAAATCACAGTCCGCATCTCAGCGGTCAAGCTGGAAGCCAGGGAAAACCGAAGCCTACGTTTCGCTGCGACGTTTGCAACTACGAGACCAACGTCGCGCGTAATCTCAGGATACACATGACCAGTGAGAAGCATACGCACAACATGCTGGTATTACAGCAAAACGTGAAGCACATGCAGACGCTCTCGGCGTTGCAGTCTCATCATCAGCAAGCGCAGCATCATCATCAGCAAGCTCAACAACAGCATCAACAGCAGCTGGAACAGTTGCTCCATCTCGGCGGTTTGGACAAGCCTCAACACGCCGAGGCCGCATTAGCGGACATGGCTTACAATCAGGCACTCTTAATACAAATGATGACGGGTGGTCAGTTACCGCCGCAACTTCCACCAGAACTGATGGGTGGCATGGCAGGCATGGGTGCGATGGGTGGTCTCGCAGGAGACGTTGGCCTTTCCCCGGATAGCATGGAACCGCCACCAGAACCGGCGGATCCGGACCCTTCGCACTTGTACCACTGTTGCGTTTGTAACAATTTCGCGACCGACTCGTTGGAGGCGCTTGGCCATCATTTAGCCGCCGATAGAACGAGAACTCGCGAGGGCGAAATACTCGCTCTCGTCGCTGGACACTTCGTCTGTAAACTTTGTTCCTACAAGACCAACCTGAAAGcaaattttcaattacattGCAAAACCGACAAACATCTTCAACGTTTGCAACACGTGAATCATGTGAAGGAGGGTGGCCCGAGGAACGAATGGAAGCTGAAATATTTGGCTTCGCCTACGAGTGCAGCCCAATTGCGTTGTCACGCGTGTGATTACTATACGAACAGTGCCCACAAATTAGCTCTGCACGCTGCATCGCCCAGGCACGAAGCTGCCGCTCTCTTACTCCGTCATCTTTTAGAGGCCAGTGCCAATATACCATCGCCGGGGAAACTCTATCATTGCGCTCTTTGCGGTTTTAGCGCGAGGCACAGGTTACCTCTCTTACAGCACGTTCGATCTCTTAGACATCTTCAAATGGAGCAACTACACCAACTTCATCGTAGAAGTGGCATTCAAGGAAACGAGACGCCGCACACCGACATCGGTGACGTGTTCCAAGTGGTAAGCGATCCCGATGTACCACCTACGCAGCAACCAAGTCCCACTACGCCAACGACGCCTAATGCTCCGAGTACCAACAACG AACGACGAGACGAAGGCAGCGACTGTGGTAGCGAGGTTAAACAAGAACCGGAAAACGATCAAGAAGTGGAAGCAGAGGCAGAGAATGAACAGGAGGAAATAAATTGTCCGTATTGCACTTATCAACCAACATCGCGAGAGGAATTAAAGCAACATTTGCAAGTGGCACACGTTCAAGACTCGGAAGACAAGGCTGAGGTAGTAAAGGAGGAACCCCCACCTGAATTGTTGTGCCCGCTATGCCAAGACGGCTTCAGGGAACGCGCTGCTTTGGAGAAACACGTAATGCAAATACACTCGGTAAATGCCGATGGTCTCCAGAGATTGTTACTTTTAGTGGATCAGAGTCATTGGTTGAATAACAATCCGCGAAGTAGTTCAACGCCAGCGGTGACAACACCAACTTCACCTTCGACAACGAGCAAATTGCATCAAGAGGAagatacgaacgaacgttctGGTGGAAACGAGGAAGTCGAGGAAATAGCACGGTGTACGGTATGCGGTCGAGTTTGTCGATCCCTCGAGGAACTTCAGCAACATCATAGAGAAGCTCATCCAGCTAGCACCCCGACCCTCGCGGTAAGCGAAAAGCATGTATACAAGTACAGATGTGGACAATGTAGTTTGGCTTTCAAGACATTGGAGAAACTTCAACAACATTCTCAGTACCATGCGATAAGAGATGCGACGAAGTGTGCGCTATGTGCTAGATCCTTTCGATCGGTTCAAGCGTTGCAAAGACATCTCGAGTCTGCTCATGCCGATCTCCACGAGGACGAGCTCGCTCAATACAAACAAAGTTTGCTCCATGCGCATCCGTTGCTACAAGCTTTGACCGAGGAAGCGATAAGGAGGCAGGGTGGACTAATTGGCGAACAGAACACCGAAGATGACGGAGGTAGAGGCGACGAGGAGGAAAGCGACGCTAGCGATTCCTCTCCGTTGCACAAGGAACAACGTCTTTTGGAGGATTATCTTAACAGTCAACCCGTTGCCGAGGATTCCTATCACGATCCAGGAAGGAAATTTAAGTGTCATCGGTGCAAAGTTGCATTCACAAGACAAAGTTATCTAACGGGACACAACAAGACTTTGTTGCATCGCAAAGGTGAGAAAATGTCCTATCCCATGGAAAAGTATTTAGATCCCAATAGACCGTACAAGTGCGACGTTTGCAAGGAAAGTTTCACACAGAAGAATATACTTTTGGTACATTACAATAGCGTCAGCCATCTTCATAAATTGAAAAGAGCCATGCAAGAGCAAGGGAACAATAATACCTTGATCTCCGTCGTACCACCGGCTAGTCCAACAGAGTCGCCAGACTCCCAACAAGATCAGGATAAAAAGCCGTACAAATGTAACATATGTAAGGTCGCTTATTCCCAAGGTAGTACACTGGACATTCACATGAGAAGTGTTTTGCATCAGACTCGTGCGAGCAAGTTACCGGATCTTGCTGCAAGCGGACAACTAGATCTTGCTCGTCCGTTGATCGAACAGCCACCTCCGTCGAGTCCCAATAGTCCACCGTGCAACACCAATACCAGTAATGCCGGTACGATGCTCTCTTGTCCTCGTTGCAGCGCCCTTTTTGTAAATCAAGAACAACTTTCTACTCATCAACAATTGTATTGTATCTTCAGCAATCCATTGGCATTGTTCCAACAATTAGCAGCTTCGCAACAATTAGCTTCTACCGGTCCTGCTAAAACGCCACCGCCTACGTCCACCACACCAGGACCTCATCAACATTTGCAGCAGGTGACGCAACACTCGTCTCAAACTGCTCAAGAGCTTTTAGCACAGCCACGTCACAAAACATCACAAATGTACAAACATCTTTTGGAGAGTTTCGGTTTCGATCTCGTGATGCAGTTCAATGAAAATCATCAGAGACgtcaaaggaaagaagaggaagccGCAGCAGCCCTTCAAGCTCAGCAAGAACAACAAAAGCAGGAGCAACAGAAACAGGCCCTTGCTGCTCAGGCTGcacaagaaagagaggaagaaattgAAGAGCATACGGACGAAGACGTTATTCCTGAATTAACGAGAAGTACTTGTCAGCATTGTAACAAGGAGTTCAGTAGTGTTTGGGTGTTAAAAGCTCATTGTGAAGAGGTTCATCGAGATTTAGTGCCGCGCGAGTTCCTTGAGAAATACGCTCAACAATTTAAGTGCgagtatgaaaagaaaagcgtCGTAGTGACAGCAGCAACGTCGTCTTCTACAACGACAGCACCTAGAAGTTCTACACCAGCAGCCAGTCAGCCACAGGACATTAGTTCTGAGAAAGAACAacgtgaaaaggaaaaggaagacaaCTTAGAGATAAAAGAGCGCATAACCAGAACACCGGAAGCAACTTCTACCACTCCAGCAACAACGCCTGTCTTGAGCAATACTCCTGTATCGAGCACCGATTCCATCACGCCTACAGTTCTACCTACTAATCCACAACACCAGCATACTATTccacaacagcagcaacaacaacagcaacagcagcaacagcagcagcaacaacagcagcaacaacaacagcaacagcagcacgCTCAGTTAACATTAGCTCAGCAGGTGTCCGAAATGCAAGCGGCTTTGAATGCGATGGCAGCGTCTCAACTGCAGCAACAATTGCAACAATATCCTGGATTAATGATGGGCATGATGGGATTACCTCTGGGATTAAACGTACCAGCTCTGGCAGCAATGAATCTCCAACCACCTTTGGTTCCGATGATGTTACCACCACCTCCGTACGATGGAGCAGCCGCGGCTTATCCTCCCATAAATGCTCAAGCTGATTTACTTGCGAAACAACATCTCGCCTTGCAACAGCAGCAAGCAGCTGCG GCAAATGCAGCAGCTTCGCAGAAACGAGCACGTACGCGTATAACGGACGAACAACTAAAGATCTTGAGAGCACACTTTGACATTAATAATTCCCCGGGTGAAGAGCAAATTTTAGACATGGCCGCACAAAGTGGCTTACCACCGAAAGTCATAAAGCATTGGTTCCGCAATACGTTATTTAAAGAGAGGCAACGTAACAAAGATAGCCCGTACAATTTTAACAATCCACCGAGTACCACGTTAAATCTCGAGGAGTATGAGAAAACCGGAGAGGCTAAAGTTACTCCACTAAATTCGAGCGTATCGGGAGGTAGCTCCTCGGACGATAAAAGCCCGAACAAACAAACGACGCCACCACCGTCGATGGCCACGGTCTGTAATTCACAGACTacagaaataaaacaagagaCACTGGATCAGCCGCAATGTCATCAACAGTCGCAACAATCGCAACAATCGCATCAGGAAGAACAACATCACTCACCTGGTAGTTCCGGTGGACAACAATCACGACCGCATTCTCCGGCTCTCAGTATGAGTTCAGTATTTTCAGGTATCCATCACGATGTTTCATCTCATACTCCTTCAACCACTACTGCACCAAGCACACCAATGTTACCACCAAAACTAACACCACAGAATTTTGCAAGTCCTACGCCAGGCGGTGGAGGAGTCGTACCAAGTGCGATCGCTGCCATGGCGTTGACACCACAGAGATCATTAAGTCCTGGACGTGGACCGACGGATTATTCCTTCGGAGGTAACAGCAACGGTAGTAATTCATCAGGCGGTAGTTCAGGAAAACGTGCAAATCGAACTAGATTCACCGACTATCAAATCAAAGTTTTACAAGAATTCTTCGAGAACAATGCTTATCCCAAAGACGACGATTTGGAATATCTAAGCAAATTACTTGGACTCAGCCCGCGAGTAATAGTCGTTTGGTTCCAGAATGCTAGACAGAAAGCACGGAAAGTGTATGAGAATCAACCGGCCGCGGAACCCGTGACACCTGGCGGGCGTGAAGGTGACGATGGATCTGGAAGATTTCAAAGAACACCTGGATTGAATTATCAGTGTAAGAAATGCCTGTTGGTGTTCCAAAGATACTACGAACTTATTCGTCATCAGAAGACACATTGTTTCAAAGAGGAAGACGCAAAGCGTAGCGCTCAAGCTCAAGCTGCGGCAGCTCAAGTCGCTGCTGTTTTAAGCTCAGAGGATAGTAACAGCAGttccaccaccactaccaccaatGCTGTCACCAACAATCCACCGACTACGCCCGCTCTTACGGAACAATTGCAACAACCGTTGAATGCAACGGCCTCTCCCCATCACCAGCAACAAACGTTGTCCCAACAACATCAACAGTCCCAACAGCAAtcgcagcaacagcaacagcagcaacaacaacagcaacaacaacagcaagcGCAGACTGAATCCAAGGAAGGTAGCTTTCAGTGCGACAAATGCAACTTGATGTTCGGTCGATTCGAACTTTGGCGCGAACATCAGCTAGTACATATCATGAACCCGTCCCTGTTCCCGCCGGCCTATCCGCCAGACTCTCCATTTGGAATTCTACAACAGCAAGCACTGAACGCTACCTCCGGAGCTGCAACGGATGCTCCTCATCCTTTGATCGCCATGATGCAAGACAGGAAAAGGAAGTACGAAGACTTTGACGATACCTCGGGTACGGATGCACGTTCGAACTCGGAGCACAGCGAACAACCGAAAGACAAACGTTTGAGGACAACGATATTACCGGAACAATTGGATTAcctttatcaaaaatatcagATAGAGTCAAATCCGTCGAGGAAAATGCTGGAGACGATCGCACGAGAGGTAGGACTAAAGAAACGTGTTGTACAAGTGTGGTTTCAAAATACTCGTGCTCGCGAGCGCAAAGGTCAATTTCGTGCACACAGTCAGGTGATAAACAAACGATGTCCATTCTGCCCGGCATTATTCAAGGTAAAGTCCGCATTGGAGTCACACCTGAGCAGTAAACACGCGGACCAAGTAGCACGTGGAGAAGTAAACATTGACAACATACCCGACGAGGAGTTATCGATGGAATCGGCACCATCGAACCCCAGCACGCCGAACATGATGCCACCACTCTTCCCCCCTTTCAATACAGACATGGAAGCTTCACTGAAGAAGTATTACGAGGAGTCAATGAAACGGTATATCAGCGAGCTTCAGGCTCATGCTAGCAACGGCAAACAGGAATCGTCGAACCATCAGAGCGGTGTTAACATCGGTGAATCGCCATTGGATCTGAGCAAACCGGTCGACTTGAGCCGCCCGGTGAAACTCAGTCTCGGTGGTCTGAGCAATCTTTTAGAGGAGCAACACAGTGGCCACTTCCGGGGTGGTAGCGATTGCGGTCCGCTGACCGATCTCTCGGAACGTAGTATTTGTGGGGATGACGATAGTATGAGCGAAACAACCGAGTTCTTGGACGACGAGAGTGGACCAGCGAGCCCTGCATCGAGCACTCAAAGTTCGAGGCAAGGACCGGCGACTGGCGTGAACGCCGGTACAACGGTCGGTCCGGCTGCTAGCGGGAATACGAGTGTACCCGCTGGTGCTACCGGACAGTCCGCTGGCAAGAGATACAGAACGCAGATGTCGGCGACGCAAGTGAAGGTGATGAAGTCGCTCTTCTCGGACTACAAGACGCCAACTATGGCCGAGTGCGAGATGCTCGGTCGCGAGATAGGCCTACCGAAACGCGTCGTCCAG GTCTGGTTCCAGAACGCGCGTGCCAAGGAAAAGAAGGCCAGGCTCGCGGCTGGGTTACCGGCCGAGGGCTCAGCCGTTCAACCACATCGCGGTCCGACTGGGCCGGACGAGTGCAGGCTTTGCTCCGTCCGGTACTCACCGAAATCACCTCTTCAGGAGCACGTCTTCTCACGACGGCACATCGACTCGGTCCGCGTTGCCGTTGAAGAGGGTAGTCTGGTACCTCCTACACCTGGTGCACCGATTACCGCGCAACCGGTCTGCGCTAGCGCGACCATTCCTAACTCTCCCCTCATTGTGACCAATCAGCAACAACCTGcccagcagcaacaacagcaacaacaacaacagcagcagcagcagcaacaacaacagcagcagcagcagcaatcTGCCCAGCAGCAACAGTCCGACGAAAACATGATGTATGGATCCTTGTTCCTCCATCCCACGGCGATGTTCCAgccgcagcagcagcaacatccGGCGGCCGCTGCGGCCAGCACAGCTACCACCACGGCCG